One Plasmodium gaboni strain SY75 chromosome Unknown, whole genome shotgun sequence DNA window includes the following coding sequences:
- a CDS encoding putative Leu/Phe-tRNA protein transferase, translated as MNRNESDKIKCKNQADINECVNKENTQEEKEKLCDEKKKNDEKKNSCDEKKKNDEKKNSCDEKKNSCDEKNNSCDEKKNSCEEKKNNIALDDDVNINKIVEKMSIEEPEILKKIFNLMKKNSCLNYYPLLTPYHNIEKIVDILIQENYEYENTWTVHCEASFICRLFYEGFIPVASKQKIYKMENSKTIMYKECLLIPKIHFIRSCMHPSEIHISKKVKKKCKHFYISIDKNFEGVMEGIVEKHGENWLYPFVQEEFKKIFYKHVTYKNVKIHSVELWFGDELVAGEIGNTVGSVYTSLTGFQRKSCAGTIQLCALAKLLEMQKFNLWDLGMLLPYKKDIGSKEISMKEFYTKHRLFKHQHAEFKTPFMDKLNCSVLIKGTNPQSFKEE; from the coding sequence gataaaataaaatgtaaaaaCCAAGCAGATATTAATGAATGTGTCAATAAAGAAAACACACAAGAGgagaaagaaaaattatgtgacgagaaaaaaaaaaatgatgagaaaaaaaattcttgtgacgagaaaaaaaaaaatgatgagaaaaaaaattcttgtgacgagaaaaaaaattcttgtgatgagaaaaataattcttgtgatgagaaaaaaaattcatgtgaagaaaaaaaaaataatatagcTCTAGATGACgatgtaaatataaacaagATTGTCGAAAAAATGTCAATAGAAGAACCTgagatattaaaaaaaatatttaatttgatgaaaaaaaatagttgtttaaattattatccATTACTTACACCTTATcataatatagaaaaaattgtagatatattaatacaagaaaattatgaatatgaaaataCATGGACAGTGCATTGTGAGGCTAGTTTTATTTGTAGATTATTTTATGAAGGTTTTATACCTGTAGCTAGTAAACAAAAGATTTATAAAATGGAAAACTCTAAAACTATTATGTATAAAGAATGTTTATTAATACCTaaaattcattttattaGATCATGCATGCATCCAAGTGAAATAcatatatcaaaaaaagtaaaaaaaaaatgtaaacatttttatatatctattgataaaaattttgaagGAGTTATGGAAGGAATAGTAGAAAAGCATGGAGAAAATTGGTTATATCCCTTTGTTCAAGaagaatttaaaaaaattttttataaacatgtaacttataaaaatgttaaaaTACATTCTGTTGAATTATGGTTTGGTGATGAATTAGTTGCAGGAGAAATTGGAAATACTGTAGGATCTGTATATACTAGTTTAACAGGATTCCAAAGAAAAAGTTGTGCAGGTACTATTCAATTATGTGCACTAGCCAAATTATTAGAAATGCAAAAATTCAATCTATGGGATCTAGGTATGCTCTTAccatataaaaaagatatagGATCTAAAGAAATATCTATGAAAGAATTCTATACAAAACATAGATTATTTAAACATCAACATGCTGAATTTAAAACACCTTTTATGGATAAACTTAACTGTAGTGTTTTAATTAAAGGTACAAACCCTCAATCATTCAAAGaggaataa